The Streptococcus mitis region GCGTTCTTGACTGGTTTCTTGAATAGCTTGCTCTAGACGGTGGTCAAAGGAATCTTCATCAGGTAACTGCAAGGCGCGTTCAAAGATACGGTGCAAGAAATTTCCGTGACTACGGGCATCAGGACGCAAACGTAATTCTTCCTGCAAGCCTAAAACGTAGCGGAGGAAATAACTGTATTGGTTTCGGTAAAACTCCGTCAAACCAGATGTAGACAGATAAAACTCCTGATCAGCAGGATAGAGAGCTTGTAAGGTGTCCTTAGCCAACTGCTTACTGCTTGGACTGGTTGGGATGGCTGGATTTTCCAGACCTTGCTGGTCTAGTTTTTTACCCATGACACGCGCCAGAACCTTAATAAAGGTCAAATCTTGCTCAGTCTCACTCGTCTCGCCCTGCTGGTGATAGGCGACCAGACTAGACAAAAGACTGTGATAGGACCCCATATCTTCCTTAGACAGCCCTTTGTGATTCATCCTCTTCTCTTTTCGACTAAATCCAAAATGGATCAGCTCTTGAAGATAGGCTGATTCCTTACTTTCACTTTCATTAAAGAGGCTTGGAGCCGACAAGACCAACTGCTTACGAGCAGAATTGACCAAGGAAAGCATAGTATAGCGATTTTTCTTGAGATTTTCACTGCTGGCAATCAGCAATTGTGCCCCTTCCTCTGTCGCTTGGTTTAGGTTTTGCCTTTCTTCATCTGTCAAAAGGCTGGTATTCTGCGCGATTTTTGGTAAATTGTCCTGAGTCAGCCCAATGGCATAGACAAAGTCAGCCGTTAAGGGCGCAATCAAATCGTAACTCTGCACCAGGACAGTATCCACTGTCGCTGGAATAGTGCGATACTGAGACAAACTCATTCCAGAATGGAGCAAGGCTAGGAAGTCCTCTAGACTAACCTGTGAACCAGCAAAAACAGTCGCAAATTGCTCTAAAACATGACAGAAAGCCTTCCAAACTTCGGCTTGTCTTTCCTGTTCAAGAACTTCCATAGTGGCTGTCAAATCTTGCAACTGCTTGGTCACAGCTCCTTCTTTTAGAAAAGAGTTCCACTTTTGCAAGAGATTTTCAGCCTTTTGTTTTCGGCTAGCAAAAAGAGTCTCAAGAGGTGTTAAAATAAGCAGACGAAGAGCATTTAAACGTTCTAAATCAAATTTTCCATGGTGGGATTTGGTAAAGGTTTGCTGAAAGGCTGGTAAGCCATTGATACCAAGATAACGGATATATTGCTCAAAAGCATCAATATCAGACTGACTAAGGTCGGTATACAGACCAGTTCTAAGAAGGTTAATCAAATCTTCCTGACGAAAACGGTAGCGTTTCAAAGCTAAAATAGATTCGACAAACTGTGTCAAAGGGTGGTGCGCCATGGATTCGCTTTTGCCTAGATAGAAAGGAATCTGATACTGGTCAAAAATTGTTTTTAGAGATAATCGATAAGACGCTACATCCCCCAATAGAATACGAAAATGCTTGTAACTCAGATTTGAGTTCTCGTGCAATTTCTGACGAATGCTACGGGCTACCAACTCTAACTCTTCCTTTTGCGTCAAGCAAGACCAGATTTGTAAGTTTTCACGATCCTTCTCATCGACATCCAAAGTGAGTTCTGAAAAGTCGTAAGAAGACTCTAGCAAACGAGAGGCCTTGTCAAAACTATCCATCCGCTCATGAGTTTGAGAACAATCCTGAGCAGGCGTTTGGTATTTAGTAGCTAAATGATGGAGAAACTCCACACTGGCTTGATAGAGATTACCTTCAGGGAATGGACTGGTATAAGCTTTCTTACTAGCATAGGCTCCAATGATAATCTCAACACCCTTGCCATGAAGTAGGTCCACAATTCGCTCTTCCTCGGCAGAAAAACGGGTAAAGCCATCAATAACCAAGGCGATTTGAGTAAAATCACTACTAACTTTGTCATTCTCAATAGCCTCAATCAAATGGGACAACTGACTTCCCTGAGCTAACTGCTCTTCATTGAGGTAGGCCGTTACTTTCTCAAAAATCAAGAGTAAATCAGATCGCTTGTCCTCATCCGTCAAACTCTCCAAGTCTAAAAAGTTCATCTGAGCCTTGGTCATCTCGTGATAAAGATCAATTAACTGCTGGATAAATTGAGGATCCTGCTTGATAGCTCCATAAACACGTAAATCCTTAGGATCAAGTTCGGCAAGGCATTTGTAAAAGGCCATCCCAAGACCGATGTCATCTAGACTGGTTTTGACAGGTAGGTCATTCAAGATCAGATAACGAGCCATCTGCGCAAAGCGCGTGACGGTAATCGCAAAAGAAGCCTGCTGGGACAAGCATTCCAGCACGGCGCGTTCCTTTTCAAAAGAAAGAGAGTTGGGGGCAATGTAGAAGACCCGCTTGCCTGCAGCAACTAGCTCCTCCGCCTCTCTGGTTAGAATTTCTGTCAAAGAAGTACGAATATCAGTATAAAGTAATTTCATCTCTGCCTCGTTGGAATTTTTCATTACCTTTTATTATACCATGATTAGCCAGCCAAGTCTGAAAATAATCAGTTCTTGCTCACCTGTTGAAAAGAAAATGCCGGAAAGTTCCGACATTGTTTTAGTAAGCTAACTTCCTGAAAATAGGAGTAACCACACATTCCAGAAAGCAGTGATATTGATGAAAATATGAACTAGTATTGGATAGTAGAGATTTTTAGTCATGCGATACAATAGAGCCAAAATAAGCCCTCCGCTAGCATAAATGAAAAAAGCAAGAGGAGTTAAAGCAAAATTGACATGAATATAACCGAAAATAATAGCAGAAAGCAAGACATCTCCGTACCAAGGCGAGTTTTTGAAAAAGGTTGTCATAAGCACACCGCGATAAATCAATTCCTCAGCAATAGGCCCGATGAAGCAAGCCATGAGCAAGAAATAGGGTAATTCCTGTCTCCCTATCATTTCTATCGTTTCATTCAAAGAAATTTGATTTGAAGACGAGGGTATGAAATAAGACAAGAGGAAGTCAGACATATACAAAGTGATGTAGCCCAGTAAAAGGTAGATAAAGTACCTCGGATGCCACTTGAAATAAAAAGTCTTCTTTCCTGCAAAAACTAGTAGATAGATAACTGCTGACAAAAGAACTCCACTCTCCATCAAAAGCAGAATCTGAAAAAATTCACGACTTGCTGGTAGATAGGGCTTTGCGAGGTGATTGAAAACTCTCCAAAACCAAGTTGATTTGTAAAAAATTAAGGACAATGCTAGTAAAATTTGAATAGCTCGTTTTTTCATATTAAATCCTCTGTTTTCCTTGACTAGTTTATTGAATATAATGGTTTACTTAACTGTATAACAAGTTTAGTATAGCATATCTTTTCGAAATATCCTCTTCAAATCATGAATTGTTATCAAAACATCTTAAACTGTAAAATCAATTAGCCCCAAGCTTTCTATCAATTTCTTCTCCAAAATATGCTATAATAATACCAAAAGATAAAGAAGGAAGACCTATGATTAAACTACTAGCCTTGGATATGGATGGAACCCTCCTCAATGAAGCCAAGGAAATCCCACAAGCTCACATTACTGCTATTCACCAAGCTATTGAAAAAGGTGTTAAACTGGTTCTCTGTACGGGTCGCCCGCTTTTCGGTGTCCTCCCCTACTACAAAAAACTGGGACTCGATCTCCAGAATGAGTATGTGATTGTCAACAATGGTTGTTCAACTCACCAGACAAGTGATTGGGGGCTAGTCGACTGGCAAGAACTCAGTCCAGCTGACATCGAATACCTCTATGATCTAGCAGAAAAAAGTGATGTTCAGTTGACTCTTTTTGATGAGGAACATTATTTCGTCCTCGGTGGTAAACCCAATCAAGTTATTGAAAATGATGCTAAACTAGTCTTTTCAGACCTGACTGAAATTTCTCTTGAGGAAGCGACTAGTGGCAAGTATCGCATGTTCCAAGGGATGTTTTTGGGCACCAGAGAGCAAACAGACGATTTTGAGCAGCGTTTTGCTGGGGAACTCTGTCAACGATTTAGTGGAGTTCGTTCGCAGCCTGTCATTTATGAAGCTATGCCACTTGGTACGACAAAGGCTACTGCTCTTTCTCGACTAGCAGATATTTTGAAGATTGAGCCGTCAGAAATTATGGCCATGGGCGATGCTAATAACGATATCGAAATGCTCCAGTTTGCAGGCCTTGGTATTGCTATGGGAAATGCCAGCGATTATGTCAAATCTCTTGCGGATGCCGTTACAGCCAGCAATGAAGAAGACGGTGTTGCGCGTGCCATTGAGAAATATATTTTATAATTAAGAAGCCCAGTTCATATCAACTGGGTTTTGATATTTAAGAATTCCTAAAACTTTAGAAACTCTTTAGAAATCCTTGAGCTTTCTTTGATTTCTATGCTTTATACTAAAATTATCAAAATAAATCAAAAGGAGAGAATCATGAAAACAGTACTTGATATTCATGGATTGTCCAAAAACTTTGACAAACAAGCTATCCTTCAGGATCTTCATCTAACGATAAGAGAGGGAGATATTTATGGACTTATTGGGAAGAACGGAGCTGGGAAAACCACCTTAATCAAAATCATTACGCAACTACTGTTTGCGGATAAAGGGACTGTTTCCCTCTTCTCTAGCCAAACGGAAAATGAGTGGAGCAAGGCTCTATCTCGAGTAGGTTCAGTGATTGAATCACCTGTAGCTCATAATCACTTAACAGCTTATCAAAATCTGAAATATTACTGTATGATTCGGCATATTCCAAATGCTGATCAAGTCATTCGTGAAACCCTGGACTATGTAGGTTTGGCAGATACAGGTAAGAAAGTCTTTCGTGATTTCTCTCTTGGAATGAAACAAAGACTTGGGATTGCCATTGCTCTTCTATCCAAACCTGATTTCCTTATCTTAGATGAACCTATCAACGGTCTCGACCCAATCGGTATCAAAGAATTTCGACTAATGATTCAACGCCTCAATCAAGAAAAAGGGATCACCATTCTCATCTCTAGCCATATCTTGTCAGAACTTTATCTCCTAGCTAATCGTTTTGGTATTTTAGATCAAGGCAAGATTATCCGTGAAATCAGCAAAGCTGAATTTGAAACACTAAGTGAGGATTATATTGTGCTTAAGACAGCCGACCAAGAGAAAGCCTGTCAAGTATTGAAAGAACAAATCCAGCTCCAGTTCAAGGTTGTCAATCCAGAAAATGAAATCCATATCTTTGGTCAGGAACAAGATGTTAAACAGATTCTCAAGGAATTAACCTTGGCAGATGTTGCCATTGACGAGATTTACTATGCCCGTCAAAACCTAGAAGAATACTTCACTCAATTGGTCCAATAGGAGGAAAATCATGATACATACCATTCAAGCAGACTTTTACCGTCTTTTCCGCTCCAAAGGTTTTTGGATTACAGAATTCATTCTCTTTGTCCTCTTGCTAATGGGTGCCACTATCGGGGCTACAGGCCATCTGATGGCAATCCAGACAGAAGAACCAGAAATTCCAACCCATGGTTGGGACGGTGTACAAGCCCTGATCAACGCATCTAGTCAAGGTTCAAACCTCGTTTTTCTCTGCATAGTTCTAGCCTGCCTCGTTCTTGGAGTTGATTTAATCGGCAAACTCTATAAAAATAATTTAACAGTGGGTGTCTCTCGTACCGAGTTTTTCCTTGCCAAAGCCTTTGTATTGGCTTGTATTGCACTTTTACAAGTTATCATCAGCCTTGTGATTGCCTTTATTCCAGCAACGATCTTAAATGGATTTGGAGCTATGCCTGATGGCTTTATTGGCAATCTACTGGTAACCATTTCCCTTCAATTCCTTTGCCTCCTTGCTTGGCTTTCCATTGTTTCCTTCATCCTCTATGTTAGTCATTCTTATCTTGCGGTATTTATTGGCTATTTGGTCAGCTCTATCTTACTTTCTATGCCAATGCTCATCTTCCCAAGTATCAAAATTTTGCCATATTTATCATTGCAGTTTTTCTATGCTATGACTGCTAATAGTGAATCCATTTACTATACACTTATAGTTACCTTAGCTGTTATTGTAATCTTTAATCTAAGTGGACTGGCAGTTTTCAAAAAGAAAAGTTTATAAAAAATGACCTCCTCTAGCCTACAGAGGAGGTTTCTTTTCGTTAAAAGTAAATGAAAACCGACAACCATTGCTCATCTGTGCTTAGTTTCATCTCTGCACCGAGACGATGACATAATTCCTCAGTGATATAAAGGCCTAAACCAGAGGATTCTTCGGTGTCTGATAGATTTTCAGAATAAAAACGGTTGCTGAGATTTTCTATTTTTTTGATGGGCTGTTTAACAAGGTTTGAAATCTCTAAGACAAGCTGTTCCTTTTCCTTTCTCAAAGATAGACGCGCTTCTTCCTTGCCATGTTTGAGGACATTCCCAAGCAAATTTTGTAAAATTCGATCCAGCAAGTCTTCATCAGTCCTCATTGTTAAACCAGCTTCAACCTTAAAATCAAGCGTGATATTTGCCGCCTGAAAAACATCATAATAAGCCAAAGTCTTCTTTGTGATAAAAGCTGAAAGATCCACTTCTTCCAGTTTCGGTTTGACAGCTCCTTCCATCAAACGACGATATTCTAGGAGAGCCTCCAAACGTTTGGAAACTAAATCAAGATGCTGGGCTATTTTTTGTAAGGTTTCTGCTTTGTCTTCAGGAGACTTTATCAATTGTTGGGTGTAACCTGAAGCGATAGTCAAAGGTGTCCGAATATCGTGGGCGATATTGCTGATGGCCATATCCAGAGTCTGTTTTTCCCTTTTCATAACCAACCGAGATTGTTCCACTTCCTGAAATAGATTCTCAATCTGCTGGTAGAGTTGTAAAAAATGTTTGGAAAAAATGCTGACTCCGACTCTTTTCATACTACCCGTGAGAATCTTGTCTTCAATCTGTTGACTCAAGTTTTTAAGTGCTATATGGTAGCGAATCAAAAAAATAGATAAAATAGTTAGGAGTATCAGAAGGACAAAGATTATCATGTAGGTCATTGCTTGTCTCCTTTTAATCTTACCCCAACTCCCCAAATGGTTTCAATATATTCTTGATTTGGGTCAAGCTGGTTTAATTTTTTACGAAGATTACTCAAATGCGTATTGAGAGTATTATCTCCAGGTAGGTAGCTATCCTCCCAGACTAATTCATAAAGTTCTTCCTTGGTGAAAATTTTCTTAGGGTGTTTAAGGAGAGTTTGGAGAATCAAACATTCTTTCTTGGCAAGGCGAATCGTTTCCTGACTATTTTTGATTTCAAAACTTTCTGCATCAAACTGGATATTTTTCAAGTTTTGTGGCAGATTTTCAGTTTTTTCTATTTCCATAGGCTGTTTTTCTACGCTTTGACGTAATTGAACAGTAACTCTGGCAAAGACTTCATCCAAATCAAAAGGTTTGACTATGTAATCATTGGCACCGTCTAAGAGATATTGACTGATTAACTTTTTATCGCTCAGAGCCGTTAGCATAATGACTGGAATTTGACTTTGTTCCCTGATAGCTTTTAAAACCTGATCTCCATTTTTCCCAGGAAGCATGATATCTAGCAAAACGAGATCAATCCCCCCTTGGTCAAAAAGCATGATTCCTTCTGTACCAGAAAAGGCTTGAATCACCTCATGCTCCTCAGTAAGAAGTGTTCGCAAAATCTCTTGAATGTCACTATTGTCTTCAATAACCAATATCCTAGACATAAATACCAACCTTTCTGCAACTATTATAGCATGTTTTATTGATAAAGCTTAAACAGAAAAGCTCCTCGCATAAAAGTGCGAGAAAGCCTTAGAGGGTTAAAATATAAAATCCACTTACTAGATGACCTAGTATCCCTATAGTTACTAGTGAAAACGAGTCTAGCAGAATGAATCTCTCATTTCTCTCCTACTAGTCCGTAATTCGTTGATACATTTCGGGTCTTCTATCTCGAAACAAGCCCCAGTTTAGGCGTTCGCTTGCTCCCTTATCTAGGTCATAAGTAGCTAACAGAACAGCTTCTTCTTGTCTTTCAGCTCGTTCTAGAATAGCTCCTGTTTCATCCGTCATAAAGGAGGAACCGTAGAAGTCAAGACTGGAACTCTGTCCGCCATTTTCCTCACTTGAAGTGACTTCTTCAAAGCCATAGCGATTGGCTGCAATGACTGGAACAATATTAGCTGCTGCGTGTCCTTGCATGGTACGTTGCCAATGACCACAACTATCCGTATCCAAAATTGGCTCTGAACCGATGGCTGTAGGATAAAAGAGCAATTCAGCACCATTTAACGCAAGACAGCGGGCCGTTTCGGGGAACCATTGATCCCAACAGATACCGATCCCAATCTTGGCATAGCGAGTATCCCAGACCTTGAAACCAGTGTTACCAGGCGTGAAATAAAACTTTTCTTGATAATAATGATCATCTGGTATGTGGGTCTTTCGATAAACACCCAACACCTCACCATCTGCATCAATGACGGCAATAGAGTTATACAAGACATTGCCATCTTTTTCGTAAAAACTGATAGGTAAAACAACCTGTAGTTCCTTAGCAATCACCTTAAAATGCTGAATGGCGGTATTTTCTGTCACCGACTGGGCAGACTGGTAGTAGTCATACTGACGTTCCTGACAAAAGTATGGACGTTCAAATAATTCGGGTAAAAGAATAATTTGCGCGCCTTGTTCTGCAGCCTGACGTACTAAACGCTCTGCTGTTTGAATATTTGTTGCCACATCCTTGGCACATTGCATCTGAATGGCTGCAACTTTTACATTTCTCATCTTTTTCTCCTATTCTGGGATTTGTTGGGTGATACAGTGAATATTGCCGCCACCTAAGAGAATATCTCTGGCTGGAATTCCGACAATTTTACGGTCTGGGAAACACTTACTGAGGATATCTAAAGCAACTTGGTCATTAACATCTTGAAACTGGGGAACAAGGACAGCCTTGTTGGCGATATAAGAGTTTACGTAGGAAGCTGCAAGCCTTTCACCTGCGTATCGTTCTTCTTCACCTTCTTCATAGGTATAGCCAGGTAAATCTTCTTTAGTGACAACCTGACGAATAGCCGGAATTGGAAGTTTATGAATGGTGAAGTGACGACCTTTTGCATCTGTTTCCTTTTCTAAAAGCGCTAAATCAGCTGCTGACATGACATATTGAGGATCACTTTCGTCGTCCGTCCAAGCCAAGACAAGCTCTGCAGGGCCAACAAAGGCAGCAACATTGTCAACGTGTTCATTGGTTTCGTCCTGATAAATACCATAAGGAAGCCAAATAACTTTTTCAGCGCCAAGGCACTCTAATAAGGTATTTTCGATTTCCTCTTTACTTAGATGGGGATTGCGACCAGAACTAAGTAAGCAACTTTCAGTTACGAGAATGGTTCCCTGACCATCGCTGTGGATTGCGCCTCCTTCCAGTACAAAAGGTTTAGCATCATAAACAGGCATTTCCAAGACCTCAGCAAAACGACTGGCTACTTGATTATCATCTTCATAGTCTTGGTAGAGACCATCGACAGCACCACCCCAAGCATTGAAAGACCAATCCACGGCTAATTTCTTGCCTTTATCATTGATAAGAATGGTTGGGCCAGTATCACGCGCCCAGGCGTCATTGGTGGGAATGTCTAAATAAACAACCTTGTCTCCAAGATAGGATTGGGCTTCAGATAGATAGGCTTGCTCCACCAAAAGATAGACTTTTTCACCTTCTGCTATAGTCTTGATAATCTGAGTAAATGCTCTTTTGGCAGCTTTTCCTTGAAAGGGCCATGAACCTGGTCGAGTCGGCCAGATCATGAGGGTAGCATGGTGTGGTTCGTACTCTGCTGGCATACGATAGCCTAATTTTTTGGGACTGTTCATCATGATAATCTCCCTTTAAAATCTTGATAGCCAAAGGATTTGACTAAGCTACAGTCACCCTTCTCGTCCATGAGATAAAGACTTGGTAATCCAATACCGTTAAAGGTATTATTTTTGACAAATGAGTAAATAGCCATGTCTTCAAAATAAAGTCTATCACCGATTTGAACTGGATTTTCAAAGCTATAATCACCAATCACATCGCCTGTTAGACAAGTATTGGAAGAAAGTCTATAGGTATGGGCTTTTTCCTGAGCCTCAAATCCATTTCTCAAAGGTGGACGATAGGGCATCTCAAGTACATCAGGCATATGGCAGGTCGCAGAGGCATCTAAAACCAAGATTTCCATACCGTTTTCGACAATATCCAATACTTCAGTTGCTAGATAACCTGCATTGAGCGCAATGGCTTCACCCGGCTCGATATAGACTTCAAGATTATAAGTTTCTCGGATACGCTTGATCTCAGAAATCAGCAAATCCACATCGTAACCTTCTCTTGTGATGTGGTGTCCGCCCCCCATATTGAGCCATTTGACCTCATGTAAGTACGAACCAAATTGCGCTTCTACTGCTTTCAAAGTTGTCTCTAAATCATCTGCTCCCTGCTCGCAAAGGGTATGAAAATGAAGACCATCTACCAATTCCAGCAAATCACTAGGAATCTTGTCTAGAGTAACTCCGAAGCGAGAACCTGGTGCACAAGGGTCATAGAGCGCGTGATCTCCTTGAGTTGAACATTGAGGGTTAAGGCGCAAACCAACACTGATACCAGCATCTCGACAACGCGGACCATGTTTACGCAACTGTCTCTCTGAGTTAAAGACGATATGGTCCGTTATCTCCATCAATTCCTCCAAGTCTGCATCCTTGAAAGCAGGTGCAAATACATGGACTTCACCAGGAAATTCTTCTCTAGCTAGCTTAGCTTCATAGAGTCCACTGGCTGTCGTACCTGATAGATACTGGCTAATCAAGGGATAGGTTTTGTAGAGGGAGTAAGCCTTCTGGGCAAGCAAAACCTTGCAGCCAGCTTCTTCTTGTACATATTGTAAAATGCGACAGTTAGCTTCTAACTTTGCTAAGTCAATGACGTAAGATGGTGTTGGTACTTGTTCTAGCTTCATTAGTCCACCATTTGTGGATTTTCAACCACAACCCATGGCAAACCATACTCATTCAAAGCTTCCATAAATGGATCTGGATCCAATTCTTCAAGGTTATACACTCCTGCTTGTTTCCAAGTACCATTCATAACCAATTTTGTCCCAATCATGGCTGGAACGCCAGTCGTGTAAGAAATTGCTTGTGAACCAACTTCTGCGTAACATTCCTGATGGTCGCAAACATTGTAGATGTAGATGGTCTTTTCAACGCCATCTTTTACACCTGTAAAGATACATCCAATATTGGTTTTACCTACAGTACGTGGTCCAAGGCTGGCTGGATCTGGAAGCAAGGCTTTTAAGAATTGAATCGGCACGATTTCTTGGCCGTTAAAGTTAATGGTATCTGTACGAAGGAGTCCAACATTTTCAAGACATTTCATGTGCGTCAAGTAAGATTGACCAAAAGTCATAAAGAAACGAATGCGTTTGACACCTGGAATATTTTTCGCCAATGATTCGATTTCTTCGTGGTGAAGGAGATACATGTCTTTTTGTCCAACCTGAGGGAAATCGTACTCACGCTTGATAGACATGGCTTCAACCTCAACCCACTTACCATCTTCCCAGTAAGAACCTGGCGCAGAAACCTCGCGTAGATTGATTTCTGGGTTAAAGTTTGTTGCAAACGGATAACCGTGGTCACCACCATTACAGTCTAAAATGTCGATATAGTGGATTTCATCAAAATAGTGCTTGAGAGCATAGGCTGAAAAGACACTAGTCACACCTGGGTCAAAGCCAGAACCAAGAAGAGCAGTCAAGCCTGCTTCTTTGAATTTCTCTTGATAAGCCCACTGCCATGAGTAGTCAAAGTAGGCTGTAAAACCAAGTTCTTTGCAACGTTTCTCATAGATGGCACGCCATTCAGGGTCTTCTGTATCCTCTGCTTCGTAGTTGGCTGTATCGATATAGTGAACACCTGTTGCCAAACAAGCGTCCATAATTGTTAAATCTTGATAAGGCAGAGCTACGTTCAAAACAGCTTCTGGTTTATAGCTTTCAATCAGGGCAATCACTTCTTCAACCTTGTCAGCATCAAGAGCAGCTGTCTCAATCTTTGTA contains the following coding sequences:
- the rexB gene encoding ATP-dependent nuclease subunit B encodes the protein MKLLYTDIRTSLTEILTREAEELVAAGKRVFYIAPNSLSFEKERAVLECLSQQASFAITVTRFAQMARYLILNDLPVKTSLDDIGLGMAFYKCLAELDPKDLRVYGAIKQDPQFIQQLIDLYHEMTKAQMNFLDLESLTDEDKRSDLLLIFEKVTAYLNEEQLAQGSQLSHLIEAIENDKVSSDFTQIALVIDGFTRFSAEEERIVDLLHGKGVEIIIGAYASKKAYTSPFPEGNLYQASVEFLHHLATKYQTPAQDCSQTHERMDSFDKASRLLESSYDFSELTLDVDEKDRENLQIWSCLTQKEELELVARSIRQKLHENSNLSYKHFRILLGDVASYRLSLKTIFDQYQIPFYLGKSESMAHHPLTQFVESILALKRYRFRQEDLINLLRTGLYTDLSQSDIDAFEQYIRYLGINGLPAFQQTFTKSHHGKFDLERLNALRLLILTPLETLFASRKQKAENLLQKWNSFLKEGAVTKQLQDLTATMEVLEQERQAEVWKAFCHVLEQFATVFAGSQVSLEDFLALLHSGMSLSQYRTIPATVDTVLVQSYDLIAPLTADFVYAIGLTQDNLPKIAQNTSLLTDEERQNLNQATEEGAQLLIASSENLKKNRYTMLSLVNSARKQLVLSAPSLFNESESKESAYLQELIHFGFSRKEKRMNHKGLSKEDMGSYHSLLSSLVAYHQQGETSETEQDLTFIKVLARVMGKKLDQQGLENPAIPTSPSSKQLAKDTLQALYPADQEFYLSTSGLTEFYRNQYSYFLRYVLGLQEELRLRPDARSHGNFLHRIFERALQLPDEDSFDHRLEQAIQETSQEREFEAIYQESLEAQFTKEVLLDVARTTGHILRHNPAIETIKEEANFGGKEQAFIQLDNGRSVFVRGKVDRIDRLKADGAIGVVDYKSSLTQFQFPHFFNGLNSQLPTYLAALKREGEQNFFGAMYLEMAEPVQSLMAVKSLAGAVVEASKSMKYQGLFLEKESNHLGEFYNKNKANQLTDEEFQLLLDYNAHLYKKAAEKILEGQFAINPYTENGRSIAPYVQQHQAITGFEANYHLGQARFLEKLDLTDGKRLVGEKLKQAWFEKIREELNR
- a CDS encoding CPBP family intramembrane glutamic endopeptidase, translating into MKKRAIQILLALSLIFYKSTWFWRVFNHLAKPYLPASREFFQILLLMESGVLLSAVIYLLVFAGKKTFYFKWHPRYFIYLLLGYITLYMSDFLLSYFIPSSSNQISLNETIEMIGRQELPYFLLMACFIGPIAEELIYRGVLMTTFFKNSPWYGDVLLSAIIFGYIHVNFALTPLAFFIYASGGLILALLYRMTKNLYYPILVHIFINITAFWNVWLLLFSGS
- a CDS encoding Cof-type HAD-IIB family hydrolase codes for the protein MIKLLALDMDGTLLNEAKEIPQAHITAIHQAIEKGVKLVLCTGRPLFGVLPYYKKLGLDLQNEYVIVNNGCSTHQTSDWGLVDWQELSPADIEYLYDLAEKSDVQLTLFDEEHYFVLGGKPNQVIENDAKLVFSDLTEISLEEATSGKYRMFQGMFLGTREQTDDFEQRFAGELCQRFSGVRSQPVIYEAMPLGTTKATALSRLADILKIEPSEIMAMGDANNDIEMLQFAGLGIAMGNASDYVKSLADAVTASNEEDGVARAIEKYIL
- a CDS encoding ATP-binding cassette domain-containing protein, which codes for MKTVLDIHGLSKNFDKQAILQDLHLTIREGDIYGLIGKNGAGKTTLIKIITQLLFADKGTVSLFSSQTENEWSKALSRVGSVIESPVAHNHLTAYQNLKYYCMIRHIPNADQVIRETLDYVGLADTGKKVFRDFSLGMKQRLGIAIALLSKPDFLILDEPINGLDPIGIKEFRLMIQRLNQEKGITILISSHILSELYLLANRFGILDQGKIIREISKAEFETLSEDYIVLKTADQEKACQVLKEQIQLQFKVVNPENEIHIFGQEQDVKQILKELTLADVAIDEIYYARQNLEEYFTQLVQ
- a CDS encoding ABC transporter permease, whose translation is MIHTIQADFYRLFRSKGFWITEFILFVLLLMGATIGATGHLMAIQTEEPEIPTHGWDGVQALINASSQGSNLVFLCIVLACLVLGVDLIGKLYKNNLTVGVSRTEFFLAKAFVLACIALLQVIISLVIAFIPATILNGFGAMPDGFIGNLLVTISLQFLCLLAWLSIVSFILYVSHSYLAVFIGYLVSSILLSMPMLIFPSIKILPYLSLQFFYAMTANSESIYYTLIVTLAVIVIFNLSGLAVFKKKSL
- a CDS encoding sensor histidine kinase; translated protein: MTYMIIFVLLILLTILSIFLIRYHIALKNLSQQIEDKILTGSMKRVGVSIFSKHFLQLYQQIENLFQEVEQSRLVMKREKQTLDMAISNIAHDIRTPLTIASGYTQQLIKSPEDKAETLQKIAQHLDLVSKRLEALLEYRRLMEGAVKPKLEEVDLSAFITKKTLAYYDVFQAANITLDFKVEAGLTMRTDEDLLDRILQNLLGNVLKHGKEEARLSLRKEKEQLVLEISNLVKQPIKKIENLSNRFYSENLSDTEESSGLGLYITEELCHRLGAEMKLSTDEQWLSVFIYF
- a CDS encoding response regulator transcription factor — its product is MSRILVIEDNSDIQEILRTLLTEEHEVIQAFSGTEGIMLFDQGGIDLVLLDIMLPGKNGDQVLKAIREQSQIPVIMLTALSDKKLISQYLLDGANDYIVKPFDLDEVFARVTVQLRQSVEKQPMEIEKTENLPQNLKNIQFDAESFEIKNSQETIRLAKKECLILQTLLKHPKKIFTKEELYELVWEDSYLPGDNTLNTHLSNLRKKLNQLDPNQEYIETIWGVGVRLKGDKQ
- the aguB gene encoding N-carbamoylputrescine amidase, translating into MRNVKVAAIQMQCAKDVATNIQTAERLVRQAAEQGAQIILLPELFERPYFCQERQYDYYQSAQSVTENTAIQHFKVIAKELQVVLPISFYEKDGNVLYNSIAVIDADGEVLGVYRKTHIPDDHYYQEKFYFTPGNTGFKVWDTRYAKIGIGICWDQWFPETARCLALNGAELLFYPTAIGSEPILDTDSCGHWQRTMQGHAAANIVPVIAANRYGFEEVTSSEENGGQSSSLDFYGSSFMTDETGAILERAERQEEAVLLATYDLDKGASERLNWGLFRDRRPEMYQRITD
- the aguA gene encoding agmatine deiminase codes for the protein MMNSPKKLGYRMPAEYEPHHATLMIWPTRPGSWPFQGKAAKRAFTQIIKTIAEGEKVYLLVEQAYLSEAQSYLGDKVVYLDIPTNDAWARDTGPTILINDKGKKLAVDWSFNAWGGAVDGLYQDYEDDNQVASRFAEVLEMPVYDAKPFVLEGGAIHSDGQGTILVTESCLLSSGRNPHLSKEEIENTLLECLGAEKVIWLPYGIYQDETNEHVDNVAAFVGPAELVLAWTDDESDPQYVMSAADLALLEKETDAKGRHFTIHKLPIPAIRQVVTKEDLPGYTYEEGEEERYAGERLAASYVNSYIANKAVLVPQFQDVNDQVALDILSKCFPDRKIVGIPARDILLGGGNIHCITQQIPE